A single genomic interval of Cellvibrio sp. PSBB023 harbors:
- a CDS encoding efflux RND transporter periplasmic adaptor subunit: MNNAKSIGIAVASLVGIFLIVAGVKTGQIMAMVSAGESAPPVTETVSTFTAEMQSWPNSYTAMGTVEASEGIVIAAEVAGKVKEIRFKSGEQVKKGTVLLVQESGNEQAQLSAADARLRLAKSNYDRLVELRKRNTVSQSELDAALQQMESAQGDVNDLKTTLEKKIVRAPFDGRLGIRKVDLGQDLQVGGELVSLQATNTVRVNFPVPQFWLVQMTRGLPVDVNVGDGSDKTISGEITAIGAEISPVTRNAIVQSYLQNENNLLIPGMAVETKVTLSNPQEVLAVPSTAVIYAPFGDTVFVIEPGEAAGSFKARQQFVRLGKARGDFVEIVDGLKPGEVVASAGAFKLLNGQAVTVGSLPTPEYKLAPTPEDS, from the coding sequence ATGAACAATGCGAAATCAATCGGCATTGCGGTCGCAAGCCTTGTAGGGATTTTCTTGATTGTTGCTGGTGTTAAAACTGGTCAAATCATGGCGATGGTTTCCGCAGGGGAAAGTGCACCGCCTGTTACCGAAACTGTCAGTACCTTTACGGCGGAAATGCAAAGCTGGCCCAATAGCTATACCGCTATGGGAACGGTTGAAGCATCCGAAGGGATTGTGATCGCAGCGGAAGTGGCCGGTAAGGTAAAAGAAATTCGCTTCAAGTCAGGCGAGCAGGTCAAAAAAGGCACTGTGCTTCTGGTGCAGGAATCCGGTAACGAGCAAGCGCAATTAAGTGCGGCAGACGCGCGCTTGCGTCTGGCAAAGTCTAATTACGATCGTTTGGTGGAACTGCGCAAACGCAACACCGTTTCGCAAAGCGAATTGGATGCCGCGTTGCAACAAATGGAATCTGCCCAGGGCGACGTTAACGACTTGAAAACCACACTGGAGAAAAAAATTGTTCGCGCTCCATTTGATGGTCGCCTCGGTATCCGCAAAGTGGACTTGGGACAGGATTTGCAAGTTGGCGGTGAATTGGTCTCTTTGCAAGCAACTAACACCGTACGTGTAAATTTCCCTGTGCCGCAATTCTGGTTGGTGCAAATGACGCGCGGTTTACCGGTTGACGTGAATGTGGGTGATGGCTCGGATAAAACCATTAGCGGCGAAATTACTGCCATTGGTGCCGAGATTAGCCCGGTCACACGCAATGCTATAGTGCAGTCGTATCTGCAAAATGAAAACAACCTGCTCATTCCCGGCATGGCGGTAGAAACCAAAGTGACGTTGTCTAATCCGCAAGAAGTATTGGCTGTCCCATCCACTGCCGTTATTTATGCACCCTTTGGCGATACCGTATTTGTGATTGAGCCGGGTGAAGCGGCGGGCAGTTTCAAGGCGCGTCAGCAATTCGTGCGTTTGGGCAAAGCGCGTGGTGATTTTGTGGAGATCGTTGATGGTTTAAAACCGGGCGAAGTAGTTGCCAGTGCCGGTGCCTTCAAATTATTGAATGGTCAGGCGGTCACTGTGGGTTCATTGCCAACCCCGGAATACAAATTGGCGCCAACCCCGGAAGATAGCTAA
- a CDS encoding efflux RND transporter permease subunit, with protein sequence MKFTDVFIKRPVLAIVVSLLILILGIQAGSNLTVRQYPRSDISVIIINTVYVGANAELVRGFITTPIERAIASAGGIDYIESQSAMGSSTVTAHLRLNYDPLKAMTEISAKVNQVRGDLPPEAEVPAIRIESADSQFAAAYISFSSDILEQNQITDFLTRSIQPRLTAIAGVQKADVLGGRTFAMRIWLKPERMAALNVTPVQVRAALAANNVQAAVGQTRGSYTQVNLRADTDLKSVDEFRQMIIRNSADGIIRLSDIADVALGAENYDTVVNFSGDTAVFMGVWVAPNANALDVMKAVNKEMEAIKSELPTGMSGTVAYDSTEYIDTAINEVIKTLTETLVIIVIVIFLFLGFSRSVIIPVLAIPLSLVGALFIMQVCGFSLNLLTLLSIVLCVGLVVDDAIVMVENIERHIQEGMKPFPAAITAARELAGPILAMTVTLASVYIPIGLQGGLIGSLFREFAITLAGAVTISAIVAITLSPMLGSRMLKPHTGLNAPLEKPFERFRGWYEKKLKASLENRVGVYIFWIGITALCVPLYSMSAKELAPAEDQGVIFGIVDAQANSTVDQSSHYGKQVNEAFMSIPETDFTFQLTMPTGGFAGMVTKPWNERDRDVFQIMPDVQKKLAEISGVRILPITPPALPGGGQFPVEFVLASTADIKEIYDYALKVQEIMQKSGKFYFQTLDVKVDQPDYKLNIDREKVADLGLDLQTVTNDVGTLLGGGYVNRFNMAGQSYKVIPQVKRSGRLNPDDLANLYVTGPDGNLIRLDQVATITHSTEPRTINRMQQLNAVKISGVPGVPLGEALDYLETEVRQILPKSYTIDYTGESRQLKREGNTFLPAFLMAILMIFLVLSAQYNSFRDPLVILAGSVPLAMFGALLFTFWKIPMPIPFFTDGFTTTLNIYSQVGLVTLMGLIARNGILVVEFANKLQEQGMAKLEAVREASSLRLRPVMMTSVATIAGHTPLIFASGAGAEARNAIGIVLVLGMAIGTFFTLFVLPSVYMLLAKDHQHDRDALEELAEAH encoded by the coding sequence ATGAAATTTACTGATGTATTTATTAAGCGTCCGGTTCTCGCGATTGTCGTGAGCCTGCTTATTTTAATTTTGGGGATTCAGGCCGGGTCTAATTTGACTGTGCGCCAATATCCCCGCAGCGATATCTCCGTCATTATCATCAATACTGTTTATGTGGGGGCTAACGCCGAGTTGGTGCGCGGTTTTATTACTACGCCAATTGAGCGTGCGATTGCCTCGGCAGGTGGGATTGATTACATCGAATCGCAAAGTGCAATGGGATCTTCCACTGTTACTGCGCATTTACGTTTGAATTATGATCCGCTCAAAGCCATGACAGAAATTTCTGCCAAGGTGAATCAGGTGCGCGGTGATTTACCGCCAGAAGCGGAAGTCCCTGCTATTCGTATTGAATCGGCGGACTCACAATTTGCGGCGGCTTATATCAGCTTCAGCTCGGATATTCTTGAGCAAAACCAAATCACTGACTTTTTAACACGCTCCATTCAACCGCGTCTTACAGCTATTGCTGGTGTACAAAAAGCGGACGTATTGGGTGGTAGAACCTTTGCGATGCGCATTTGGCTGAAGCCCGAGCGTATGGCGGCGTTAAATGTGACGCCGGTTCAGGTTCGTGCGGCGCTTGCTGCCAATAACGTGCAAGCTGCTGTTGGTCAGACACGCGGTTCCTATACGCAAGTAAACCTGCGCGCCGATACAGATCTGAAAAGTGTTGATGAATTTAGGCAGATGATTATTCGCAATTCTGCGGATGGCATTATTCGCTTGAGCGATATTGCCGATGTGGCACTCGGTGCAGAAAACTATGACACAGTCGTAAACTTTTCTGGCGATACCGCCGTGTTTATGGGGGTGTGGGTTGCGCCCAATGCAAATGCGTTGGATGTAATGAAAGCGGTTAATAAAGAAATGGAGGCGATTAAGTCTGAATTGCCAACGGGCATGAGTGGCACAGTCGCTTATGATTCTACTGAATACATTGATACGGCTATTAATGAGGTCATTAAAACGCTCACCGAAACACTGGTGATTATTGTGATAGTGATTTTCCTGTTTTTGGGTTTCAGTCGCTCCGTCATTATTCCGGTGTTGGCCATTCCGTTATCTTTGGTGGGTGCTTTATTCATCATGCAAGTGTGCGGCTTCTCGCTGAACTTGCTGACCTTGCTTTCCATTGTGCTGTGTGTGGGCTTGGTGGTCGATGATGCCATCGTGATGGTGGAAAATATCGAGCGTCACATCCAGGAGGGAATGAAACCCTTTCCGGCCGCGATTACTGCTGCGCGTGAATTGGCAGGGCCGATTTTGGCGATGACAGTAACTCTGGCATCGGTTTACATTCCTATCGGTTTGCAAGGTGGTTTGATTGGTTCATTATTCCGCGAGTTCGCCATTACCCTGGCGGGTGCAGTGACTATTTCTGCGATTGTGGCCATTACCTTATCGCCCATGCTGGGTTCGCGTATGCTCAAGCCTCATACAGGTTTAAATGCGCCGCTTGAAAAACCCTTCGAACGTTTCCGTGGCTGGTATGAGAAAAAACTTAAGGCGAGTTTGGAAAATCGTGTAGGCGTTTACATTTTCTGGATTGGCATTACCGCGCTGTGTGTTCCGCTGTACAGCATGTCGGCAAAAGAGCTGGCGCCTGCGGAAGACCAGGGTGTTATTTTCGGTATCGTGGATGCACAAGCCAACTCGACCGTTGACCAATCATCGCACTATGGTAAGCAAGTCAACGAAGCGTTTATGAGCATTCCAGAGACAGACTTTACCTTCCAACTGACCATGCCGACGGGTGGTTTTGCGGGAATGGTGACCAAGCCATGGAATGAGCGTGATCGTGATGTATTTCAAATCATGCCTGACGTGCAGAAAAAACTGGCGGAAATTTCCGGCGTGAGAATTTTGCCAATTACACCGCCTGCATTACCGGGTGGTGGGCAATTCCCGGTTGAGTTTGTACTGGCATCAACAGCGGATATTAAAGAGATCTACGATTACGCTTTGAAAGTGCAAGAGATTATGCAGAAGTCGGGCAAGTTTTATTTCCAGACACTGGATGTAAAAGTGGATCAACCGGATTACAAACTGAATATCGATCGAGAAAAGGTGGCTGATTTAGGTCTGGATTTGCAAACCGTCACTAACGATGTTGGCACTCTGTTAGGTGGTGGTTATGTCAATCGATTTAATATGGCAGGCCAGAGTTACAAAGTGATCCCGCAGGTTAAGCGCTCCGGGCGTTTGAATCCGGATGATCTGGCGAACCTTTACGTCACCGGGCCGGATGGTAACCTGATTCGTTTGGATCAAGTTGCCACCATTACCCACAGCACTGAGCCGCGTACTATTAACCGTATGCAGCAGTTGAATGCGGTAAAAATCAGCGGTGTTCCCGGCGTGCCGCTGGGTGAAGCCTTGGACTATTTGGAAACGGAAGTGCGTCAAATCCTGCCCAAAAGTTACACCATTGATTACACCGGTGAGTCTCGTCAGTTAAAGCGTGAAGGCAATACCTTCCTGCCAGCATTTTTGATGGCCATTCTGATGATCTTCTTGGTGCTGTCTGCACAATACAACAGCTTCCGCGATCCATTGGTTATTTTGGCGGGTTCAGTGCCCTTGGCAATGTTTGGTGCACTCTTGTTTACCTTCTGGAAAATACCTATGCCAATCCCGTTCTTCACCGACGGTTTTACCACTACGCTGAATATTTATTCGCAGGTAGGTTTGGTGACGCTGATGGGTTTGATCGCACGTAACGGTATTTTGGTTGTGGAGTTTGCGAACAAGTTGCAAGAGCAGGGCATGGCGAAGCTGGAAGCGGTGCGCGAGGCGTCCTCGTTGCGTTTGCGTCCGGTGATGATGACCAGTGTTGCTACTATTGCCGGTCACACCCCTTTGATTTTTGCCTCAGGCGCCGGTGCGGAAGCGCGTAATGCCATTGGTATTGTATTGGTGTTGGGTATGGCGATAGGTACATTCTTTACACTGTTTGTACTGCCTTCGGTATACATGTTACTGGCGAAAGACCACCAACACGACCGCGATGCTCTGGAAGAGTTAGCTGAAGCCCATTAA
- a CDS encoding glycosyl hydrolase: MNLLTKLPLSLALVSIGLVLTACGGGSGGGDSAPSSSRTSAISSSTAVSSVAPSSTPASSSSSIQPSSSSTQTTSSSSAATIATCTVDGKQWNICVTDNNNWGFEAGSYCVAQSFCPANRTQFPSLDTRDTPVDAAVSTKTKTIYSYLKSIWGQKTLAGQQDVTWKDDIDMAQRVFNDTGKYPALMGYDFMNYGMTESWVQGLNQTGEAIAHANNGGLVTFAWHWRDPALLNTSNVNSANFYVRESDASKNTDFIIPVANGALDTNSPAYNQLNAGIDLIAEELKKLADANVPILWRPLHEASGYKGDGWFWWGRTRTDGVPQAFAQILLWRHMYDRLVNHHGIHNLLWVWNGQNAAWYPGDDYVDIVSHDIYDNTDNKAYKSQIAIYDQARKYPAENKMVALSENSYIPDPDKIAADNAWWLWFMTWNDSNFDQTTEASGTHADNFWSGDYYNTSAHKTKVYNHTNVITLDELPDFDLPK, translated from the coding sequence ATGAACCTTCTAACCAAACTCCCATTATCGCTTGCATTGGTAAGCATCGGATTAGTGTTAACCGCGTGCGGCGGCGGTAGCGGAGGAGGCGATTCAGCGCCCTCTTCGTCCAGAACCAGCGCCATATCTAGCTCCACCGCTGTCAGCTCTGTTGCACCCAGTTCTACACCAGCATCCAGCAGCTCATCGATTCAGCCTTCCTCATCGTCTACACAAACCACCAGCTCCTCCAGTGCAGCGACAATCGCTACCTGCACGGTGGATGGAAAACAATGGAATATTTGTGTAACCGATAACAATAATTGGGGCTTTGAAGCAGGAAGCTACTGTGTTGCCCAGAGCTTTTGCCCTGCCAATCGCACCCAGTTCCCCAGTCTGGATACCCGCGATACACCGGTTGATGCCGCTGTCTCCACCAAGACCAAAACCATTTATAGCTACCTGAAAAGTATTTGGGGCCAAAAAACATTGGCAGGCCAACAGGATGTAACCTGGAAAGACGATATAGACATGGCGCAGCGCGTATTCAACGACACCGGTAAATACCCGGCGTTGATGGGTTATGACTTTATGAACTACGGCATGACTGAAAGTTGGGTGCAGGGTTTGAATCAAACAGGAGAAGCGATTGCCCACGCCAATAACGGTGGCCTGGTAACCTTTGCCTGGCACTGGCGCGATCCGGCACTGCTCAATACCAGCAATGTGAATAGCGCTAATTTTTATGTGCGCGAATCCGATGCGAGCAAAAATACCGACTTTATTATCCCTGTTGCAAACGGAGCGCTGGATACCAACAGCCCTGCCTACAACCAACTCAACGCTGGTATTGATTTGATCGCGGAAGAACTGAAAAAGCTTGCCGATGCCAACGTGCCCATACTCTGGCGCCCATTGCACGAAGCCTCAGGTTATAAAGGTGATGGCTGGTTCTGGTGGGGGCGCACTCGCACTGATGGTGTACCACAAGCATTTGCCCAGATTCTGTTGTGGCGCCATATGTATGACCGCTTGGTAAACCATCACGGTATTCACAACTTGCTCTGGGTATGGAATGGCCAAAATGCGGCATGGTACCCGGGCGATGATTATGTCGATATTGTCAGCCACGATATTTACGACAACACCGATAACAAGGCCTACAAATCGCAAATTGCTATTTATGATCAAGCGCGCAAATACCCGGCCGAAAACAAGATGGTAGCGCTAAGTGAGAATAGCTATATCCCTGACCCGGATAAAATCGCTGCGGACAATGCCTGGTGGTTATGGTTTATGACCTGGAATGACAGCAATTTTGACCAGACAACAGAGGCATCTGGTACTCATGCCGACAATTTCTGGAGCGGCGACTATTACAACACCAGCGCCCATAAGACCAAGGTTTACAATCACACCAATGTCATCACACTGGATGAACTGCCTGACTTTGATCTGCCCAAGTAA
- the prfB gene encoding peptide chain release factor 2 (programmed frameshift), translating to MEINPLLNALKDLSERTNVLRGYLDYDLKKERLAEVELDLGEPSVWDNPERAQALGRERSALEMVVKTIDDLDVGVRDSRELLDMAVEEDDESMVAEVQSELDRLDKQLAELEFRRMFSGETDPNNAYLDIQSGSGGTEAQDWAEIVLRMYLRWGEAKGFKVTLEEVSAGDVAGIKSATIYFEGEYAFGWLRTETGVHRLVRKSPFDSGNRRHTSFCSVFVSPEIDDNIEIEINPADLRIDTYRASGAGGQHINKTDSAVRITHVPTGIVVQCQNERSQHANRDKAYKMLRAKMYEQEMQKRNAEKQALEDNKSDIGWGSQIRSYVLDDSRIKDLRTGAQTSNTQAVLDGDLDQFIVESLKAGL from the exons ATGGAAATTAATCCCTTATTAAATGCCCTTAAAGACCTCAGCGAGCGTACCAATGTGCTCAGGGGGTATCTT GACTACGACCTCAAGAAAGAACGCTTAGCGGAAGTTGAGCTGGATTTAGGGGAACCCAGTGTGTGGGATAACCCCGAGCGTGCCCAGGCCTTAGGGCGCGAACGTTCCGCGTTGGAGATGGTAGTTAAAACCATTGATGACCTTGATGTGGGTGTGCGCGATTCTCGTGAACTGCTGGACATGGCGGTGGAAGAGGATGATGAGTCCATGGTCGCTGAGGTGCAGTCAGAGCTGGATCGCCTTGATAAGCAGTTGGCCGAATTGGAATTTCGCCGCATGTTTTCGGGTGAAACTGATCCCAATAATGCGTATCTGGATATTCAATCCGGTTCCGGTGGAACCGAGGCGCAGGATTGGGCTGAAATCGTGCTGCGTATGTATTTGCGCTGGGGTGAAGCCAAAGGTTTTAAAGTGACACTGGAAGAAGTGTCTGCTGGCGATGTGGCCGGTATTAAAAGTGCAACTATTTATTTTGAAGGCGAGTATGCATTCGGCTGGCTGCGTACCGAAACCGGCGTACACCGCCTGGTGCGTAAATCGCCATTCGACTCAGGCAATCGTCGCCACACCTCATTCTGTTCGGTGTTTGTGTCGCCGGAGATCGATGACAATATTGAAATTGAAATTAATCCAGCGGATTTGCGGATCGATACCTATCGCGCCAGTGGTGCCGGTGGTCAGCACATTAACAAAACCGATTCTGCGGTGCGTATTACTCACGTGCCGACCGGTATTGTCGTGCAGTGCCAGAACGAGCGCTCACAACACGCGAACCGCGACAAAGCCTACAAAATGCTGCGTGCAAAAATGTACGAGCAGGAAATGCAAAAACGCAATGCTGAAAAGCAGGCACTGGAAGACAATAAGTCAGACATAGGTTGGGGTAGCCAAATTCGTTCCTATGTATTGGACGACTCGCGCATTAAAGACCTGCGCACCGGTGCCCAGACCTCCAATACCCAAGCGGTATTGGATGGCGACTTGGATCAATTTATTGTGGAAAGTTTAAAGGCAGGCCTGTAA
- the lysS gene encoding lysine--tRNA ligase, translating to MSNETQSAQTDAHAHDENKLIAERRHKLAAIREKGNAFPNDFRRGDKSIDLQAQFGEKTKEELEALNHVVSVAGRIMAKRGPFMVLQDGDGSIQLYADKAAQEVIKEQWGLWDIGDIVGVKGALHKSGKGDLYVNLEEYQLLTKSLRPLPDKYHGLSDQEIRYRQRYVDLIVNPEVRDTFRLRSQCISFIRNYMSGCGFMEVETPMLHVIPGGASAKPFITHHNALDMDMFLRIAPELYLKRLVVGGFERVFEINRNFRNEGVSTRHNPEFTMMEFYQAYADYKDLMDLTEDLLRKLCIEVTGGTILKYQTSEYDFGKPFARMSVFDSVLHYNPQITREQLSTIEGATKAAKDLGIAIKESYGLGKIHIEIFEETVEHKLDQPTFITEYPIEVSPLARRNDENPAVTDRFEFFIGGRELANGFSELNDAEDQAERFMQQVREKDAGDDEAMHYDADFVRALEYGLPPTAGEGIGIDRLIMLFANAPSIRDVLLFPHMRPE from the coding sequence ATGAGCAACGAAACCCAATCAGCGCAAACCGATGCGCATGCACATGATGAGAACAAACTGATCGCCGAACGTCGCCACAAACTGGCTGCTATTCGCGAGAAAGGCAATGCATTCCCCAATGATTTTCGTCGCGGCGATAAGAGCATTGATTTGCAGGCGCAGTTTGGTGAAAAAACCAAAGAAGAATTGGAAGCACTGAATCATGTGGTAAGCGTTGCGGGTCGCATTATGGCCAAGCGCGGCCCATTTATGGTGTTGCAAGATGGCGATGGCTCCATTCAATTGTATGCCGACAAAGCGGCGCAAGAAGTCATTAAAGAACAGTGGGGCCTGTGGGACATTGGCGATATCGTCGGTGTAAAAGGCGCACTGCACAAATCGGGTAAAGGCGATTTGTACGTGAATTTGGAAGAGTATCAACTGCTCACCAAATCCCTGCGTCCACTGCCGGATAAATATCACGGTCTGAGTGATCAGGAAATTCGCTATCGCCAGCGCTATGTGGATTTGATTGTAAACCCGGAAGTGCGTGACACTTTCCGCTTGCGTTCGCAGTGCATCAGTTTTATCCGTAATTACATGAGCGGTTGCGGTTTTATGGAAGTGGAAACGCCCATGTTGCATGTGATTCCTGGCGGTGCATCGGCCAAGCCGTTTATTACCCATCACAATGCCTTGGATATGGATATGTTCCTGCGCATCGCGCCGGAGCTGTATTTGAAGCGTTTGGTGGTGGGCGGTTTTGAGCGCGTATTTGAAATTAACCGCAACTTCCGCAACGAAGGCGTTTCCACTCGCCACAATCCTGAATTCACTATGATGGAATTCTATCAAGCCTATGCAGATTACAAAGATCTGATGGACTTGACCGAAGACCTGCTGCGTAAACTTTGTATTGAAGTGACCGGCGGCACTATCCTGAAATACCAAACCAGTGAATACGATTTCGGTAAACCTTTTGCGCGTATGTCGGTATTTGATTCGGTACTGCACTACAACCCGCAAATTACTCGCGAGCAATTGAGCACTATTGAAGGTGCAACCAAAGCGGCGAAAGACTTGGGTATTGCCATTAAAGAGTCCTATGGCTTGGGCAAAATCCATATCGAAATTTTTGAAGAAACTGTCGAACATAAATTGGATCAGCCAACCTTTATTACTGAATACCCAATTGAAGTATCGCCATTGGCGCGTCGCAATGATGAAAACCCGGCGGTGACTGACCGTTTTGAGTTCTTTATCGGCGGGCGTGAATTGGCAAACGGTTTCTCCGAATTGAACGATGCGGAAGATCAGGCTGAGCGCTTCATGCAGCAAGTGCGTGAAAAAGATGCCGGTGACGATGAAGCCATGCATTATGACGCGGACTTCGTGCGCGCGTTGGAGTACGGCTTGCCACCAACAGCGGGTGAGGGTATTGGTATTGATCGTTTAATTATGCTGTTTGCCAATGCGCCATCCATTCGCGATGTATTGTTGTTCCCGCATATGCGACCAGAATAA
- a CDS encoding lipocalin family protein → MKIYAVLLLVGLLSACTGMPENIKPVDNFDANRYLGQWYEIARLDHSFERGLSHISATYSLREDGGIHVLNKGYSAEKKAWQSAEGKAYFVDKKDQGYLKVSFFGPFYGSYVVFELDMQDYQYSLVSGPDKSYFWLLARTPYFDKNLQADLIAKAKSLGFATEQLIFVDHNTATAPPENMP, encoded by the coding sequence ATGAAAATCTATGCCGTGTTATTGCTAGTGGGGCTGCTATCGGCCTGTACAGGTATGCCTGAGAACATCAAGCCAGTCGATAATTTTGATGCAAATCGCTATTTGGGGCAGTGGTATGAAATCGCCCGCCTTGATCACTCCTTTGAGCGAGGATTAAGCCACATTAGCGCTACCTACAGCCTGCGTGAAGACGGCGGTATTCACGTGTTGAATAAAGGTTATTCTGCAGAAAAAAAAGCATGGCAATCCGCAGAAGGGAAAGCCTATTTTGTTGATAAAAAAGACCAAGGCTATTTGAAGGTTTCTTTCTTTGGCCCTTTTTATGGTTCTTATGTGGTGTTTGAGTTAGACATGCAGGACTATCAATATTCGCTGGTAAGCGGGCCGGACAAAAGTTATTTCTGGCTGCTGGCACGCACGCCGTATTTCGATAAAAATCTGCAAGCTGATTTAATTGCCAAAGCAAAATCTTTGGGTTTCGCTACCGAGCAATTGATTTTTGTGGACCATAACACCGCCACAGCTCCACCAGAAAATATGCCCTGA
- the sppA gene encoding signal peptide peptidase SppA — protein MSVNYYEPPSAPQAAPQPAAQAPQQPNNQYHQQATGNSGYTPRPKPSGRLRRIFGGMGAAVTTLRNTLANIIFLLILLLIIAAISGKATPPLPETFALRVAPTGILVDQRSYIDPASLLLSDENPQENETLVSDIVAAINNAEKDKRVTMLVLEPGRLLGGGISKLNEIGQALEQFKAAGKKIIAVSDNYSQDQYYLASFADEIYLHEMGLVEITGYGRYMNYYKSALDKLGVTIHAFRSGKYKDYLEPYLRDDMSDESREHNSQWINELWVNYTGNIERLRRLPPGSINDYVNNLDAHMALTKGDSAALALEKALVDKVASRRELIALLTEAAGKNKDGDNYNGVGINSYLADVRKKANTESNKVGVIVAAGSILDGHQPDGSIGSESMLELLRQVQDDKDIKALVIRIDSGGGSAFASEIIRSEIIALRDKNIPIYVSMGTVAASGGYWIATAADKIWAQPTTITGSIGVFGAFPTLEKSLEKIGVYTDGVGTTELAGTMRLDRPLSDKAGKVVQHSVDHIYERFIALVADARKQEKTAINEIAQGHVWTGNKAKEIGLVDELGTLKDVIHAIAQDAQLDSYKVEVVQRPLSPKEEFLRSLAQGQAGALLPKSLVNHFASLSILNDLSPVLKPLQDLKNMNDPQGIYVQCLDCVIP, from the coding sequence GTGTCTGTGAATTATTATGAACCGCCTTCGGCACCACAAGCTGCGCCACAACCAGCTGCACAGGCGCCACAGCAGCCGAATAACCAATACCATCAGCAAGCCACTGGTAATAGTGGCTACACGCCACGGCCAAAACCATCCGGCCGCCTGCGTCGTATTTTTGGCGGTATGGGCGCCGCTGTAACCACGCTGCGCAACACACTCGCCAATATTATTTTTCTGCTTATTTTATTATTGATTATTGCCGCCATCAGTGGCAAGGCCACACCGCCATTGCCGGAAACTTTTGCGTTACGCGTGGCGCCCACCGGTATTTTGGTTGACCAACGCAGCTATATTGATCCCGCCAGCCTGCTCTTATCCGATGAAAATCCACAAGAAAATGAAACACTGGTAAGCGATATTGTGGCAGCGATCAACAACGCTGAAAAAGACAAACGTGTAACCATGTTAGTGCTGGAACCCGGTCGCTTGCTCGGCGGCGGGATCAGCAAACTCAATGAGATTGGTCAGGCACTGGAACAATTTAAAGCAGCCGGTAAAAAAATTATCGCCGTAAGCGATAACTACTCACAGGATCAATATTATCTTGCCAGCTTTGCCGATGAAATTTACCTGCATGAAATGGGTCTAGTCGAAATCACTGGCTATGGCCGCTACATGAACTATTACAAAAGTGCATTGGACAAACTCGGTGTCACTATTCACGCATTTCGCTCAGGCAAATACAAAGACTATTTGGAACCCTACCTGCGCGATGATATGTCGGACGAATCCCGCGAGCACAATTCGCAATGGATCAATGAACTCTGGGTCAATTACACCGGCAATATAGAACGCTTGCGTCGTTTGCCACCAGGCAGCATCAATGATTATGTCAATAACCTTGATGCCCATATGGCACTGACCAAAGGTGACAGCGCCGCACTGGCACTGGAAAAAGCGTTAGTAGATAAGGTTGCCTCGCGCCGCGAACTCATTGCCCTGTTAACAGAAGCAGCGGGAAAAAATAAAGACGGCGATAATTACAACGGTGTTGGCATCAACAGCTACCTTGCGGATGTACGTAAAAAAGCCAACACCGAATCGAACAAAGTGGGCGTCATTGTTGCCGCTGGCTCAATTCTGGACGGCCACCAACCCGATGGCAGCATTGGCAGCGAGAGCATGCTTGAATTATTGCGTCAGGTACAGGATGACAAGGATATTAAGGCCCTGGTAATTCGTATCGATTCCGGTGGTGGCAGCGCCTTTGCCTCGGAAATTATTCGCAGCGAAATAATCGCCCTGCGCGATAAAAATATTCCCATTTATGTTTCCATGGGAACTGTTGCCGCGTCTGGTGGTTATTGGATTGCTACCGCCGCCGATAAAATTTGGGCGCAGCCAACTACCATCACCGGCTCTATTGGTGTATTCGGCGCATTCCCAACACTGGAAAAATCCCTGGAAAAAATCGGCGTCTATACCGACGGCGTAGGCACCACTGAGCTGGCAGGCACCATGCGCCTGGATCGTCCGCTCTCTGATAAAGCTGGCAAGGTTGTACAGCACAGTGTTGATCACATTTATGAGCGTTTTATCGCCCTGGTTGCCGATGCCCGCAAGCAAGAGAAAACCGCGATTAATGAAATCGCACAAGGCCATGTGTGGACTGGCAACAAAGCCAAAGAAATCGGCTTGGTGGATGAGCTGGGAACACTGAAAGACGTTATCCACGCAATCGCACAAGACGCGCAATTGGATAGCTACAAAGTAGAAGTGGTACAGCGCCCACTCTCGCCAAAAGAAGAGTTTTTGCGCTCCCTTGCACAAGGGCAAGCCGGTGCACTGCTACCCAAATCGCTGGTTAATCATTTTGCATCGCTCAGTATTTTGAATGACCTGAGCCCAGTGTTAAAACCACTGCAAGATTTGAAAAACATGAATGATCCACAAGGTATTTATGTGCAATGCCTGGATTGTGTTATCCCCTGA